One window of the Hoplias malabaricus isolate fHopMal1 chromosome Y, fHopMal1.hap1, whole genome shotgun sequence genome contains the following:
- the LOC136679182 gene encoding LHFPL tetraspan subfamily member 2 protein-like — MCHVIVTCRSMLWTLMSILVAFAELIAFMSEDWLIASHHPSGSNISFVPTPEPYRPSLGLYSRCIKVAHQKIVQCGPYARDFTEIASGFWQATTIFLGVGIFLLSIVSFLSVFSLCFQSILGKSIFNVCGLLQGIAGLFLMLGLMLYPTGFGCEKVVSYCGPEASAYKLGQCSLGWALYTAIGGTALTFICAMFSAQAEIATSSDKVQDEVDEGRTLICVL, encoded by the exons ATGTGTCATGTGATTGTTACATGTCGTTCCATGCTCTGGACTTTAATGAGCATTTTGGTGGCTTTTGCTGAACTGATTGCCTTCATGAGCGAAGATTGGCTAATAGCAAGCCACCACCCTTCTGGATCAAACATTTCATTTGTTCCAACGCCAGAGCCTTACCGGCCTTCCCTCGGCCTTTACAGTCGCTGCATCAAGGTGGCCCATCAGAAGATTGTGCAATGCGGACCATACGCAAGAGACTTTACAGAGATTGCAAGTGGATTTTGGCAAGCCACAACAATATTCTTGGGTGTTGGAATCTTTCTACTGTCCATCGTGAGCTTTCTCTCGGTCTTTAGCTTGTGCTTTCAGAGTATTTTGGGGAAAAGCATCTTCAATGTGTGTGGCCTGCTTCAAGGAATTGCAG GTTTGTTCCTGATGCTGGGGCTAATGCTCTATCCCACAGGCTTTGGCTGCGAGAAGGTGGTGAGCTACTGTGGTCCGGAAGCTTCTGCGTATAAACTGGGTCAGTGTTCTCTGGGCTGGGCCCTGTACACAGCTATAGGAGGAACAGCGCTCACCTTCATCTGCGCCATGTTCTCCGCCCAGGCCGAGATTGCCACATCCAGCGATAAGGTGCAGGACGAAGTGGATGAGGGCAGGACGCTCATCTGTGTGCTGTAA